TTGAAAATATGAGGAAGATAGCCATGCATCTAAAGGTATTGTTTCTATTGAATTGATTCTTCAGCAATGGTGCACAGCTTTATTGCTatttgaacataatttttttttggttgttagACCCTTTCAGAGAAGACTCGCCTTATCTTCCTGAGTGCTCCTCCTGTCAACGAGGAACAAATTCGCAAAACATTAAGGTGCTCATAATGATaactttaattgtaattttttctttctttctgtgtAGGAGTTAATTATTCAGTTCTAATAgtacatatttttattgaaaccAGTGATAAATTGGGAGAGCTGAATCGGACAAATGAGTCCTGCAGAATATATTCAGAAGCTTGTTTAGAGCTGTGTAGGGACTTGGATATTAAGGCCATTGATCTATGGACTTCTATTCAGAAAAGGGATGATTGGTTGACTGAATGCTTTACGTGAGTTTGCTTTCAGATGTGATGCTCTTTTgttgtcattattattattattattattattattattattatttgaaaaagaaagaaaaaatgagttAACAAAAGGAGGGAATAGAAGTATCAAACCCTTTTGTTTCCAATTGAAGTGGAtgaaatataaacattaaaCTCTGATGGAAGAGTGCTAAAGCTACTaccaattttataataaatgacTTCCAAACTGACATGACAATGAAGTTGATTGGTGTCACTCTAACAGCATaaatacataataaataaatgtttgattaatgttctttttgattggtaacacattattttgtaaaatttatgtagtaaaattgtaaaattccTAGCATCACTATGATATTAGTAAATGTTACTTTCAAATTCACTTGCCTTAATTCTTCATCGAACTACTCTATGATCCTTATTCAGGGATGGAATTCATTTCTCATCTGAGGGGAGCAAGATTGTAGTAAAGGAAATAATGAAGGTCCTTAGGGAAGCAGAATGGGAACCAAGTCTACACTGGAAGTCACTGCTTGCTGAATTTGGAGAGGATTCACCCTATGATCCAGTCAGTCCTGATGGCAATACCACTGTGAATGTCTCTGAGGGCAGCTTCCGCAGAAACATGCAATGGGAATAGAAAATTAATAAGTAATAAACCTATTgaatactagcctctgagcaagTTTTTTGGTCACGACCTGACTGTTGCTTGGTGTGGTCATTGTGCttgtcattttcttcaaataatTCGGTTGTGACAGCCCTGAGATTGAGTTAAAAATAGCAATTAGTGTGGTCATTGTGCTTAAATGGTTCATATGTAGTGTCAACTTTCTCAATGTTTGTTATGTAATCATCTGATTCTTTAGCAGTAAGCTTTATTGAGTGAAAAAAATGTTACCTagatattttaattaatgagaACATTTTGGCAATATTCCAATTTTCTTCTTATAGAGTTCAAAGATTAAATATACAACCAAAGTACCTTGCTTTCATCGACCGTATTATAAACGGACCCctaatggtattttttttggattataaCTAATGGAATGTTAAATATTTGTTTCTGAAGTAATGCTAGGaatgttataaattttattgggtccggttaatgtgtgtccttaagctttttatttttagaaacattttttcgggaattgaaaaagctgttattactttttcaattctcgagaaaattttttccaaaaatagaaattaatgtatgccctaagggcacacattagtaaaatccaattttattagataagtattataatttatgtgttactaatcacattcattatCACTTCTATTGTAAAGTCTTTTTGCTTTATCACTTCTATTGTAAAGTCTTTTTGCTTTAGTATTTTTTCGCTTTCTAAAATGTCTTGAAATTAGCGAGTGCCcacatttattattactagCTGACTGGTTGCGGAGAAGAGAGGAATAAAAAGGAGAcccaaaaatatcatcattcgattaaaaaaataatatatatacttcAATAAAAAcaatcttttattaaaaaaagcagTCTCATAAGATTAGCCAGTAAATTGTAGTATTGTCCAATTTTCTCATGAAAgcgtttccaaaaaaaaaaaaaattctcatgaAAGAGTGTATTTGGGTTCAAAT
The sequence above is drawn from the Quercus robur chromosome 7, dhQueRobu3.1, whole genome shotgun sequence genome and encodes:
- the LOC126692369 gene encoding GDSL esterase/lipase CPRD49-like — encoded protein: MVGPVRPKFVLFGSSIVQNSFSNEGWGAILATLYARKADILLRGYSSWNSRRALQVLDKIFPKDAPIQPSLVIVYFGGNDSVHPHPSGIGPHVPLPEYIENMRKIAMHLKTLSEKTRLIFLSAPPVNEEQIRKTLSDKLGELNRTNESCRIYSEACLELCRDLDIKAIDLWTSIQKRDDWLTECFTDGIHFSSEGSKIVVKEIMKVLREAEWEPSLHWKSLLAEFGEDSPYDPVSPDGNTTVNVSEGSFRRNMQWE